In Dysgonomonadaceae bacterium zrk40, one genomic interval encodes:
- a CDS encoding RNA polymerase sigma factor codes for MDDSQLIIACKKQDRNAQKVLYERYAPVMMTVCLRYSKEEETARDLLHDGFIRAFTQIGSFRGNGSFEGWLRRIFVNLALENYRKEKQKNRFMEAYGSLKKEEEVMIDEDDLLDIGDIPREEVMGMIRDLPPGYRTVFNLFIFEEMSHREIAAMLGINEAASRSQFFRAKSLLQKKIMAILNKCNRRYNEQR; via the coding sequence ATGGATGATTCGCAACTGATAATAGCGTGTAAGAAACAGGACCGTAATGCCCAGAAGGTGTTATACGAACGGTATGCCCCCGTGATGATGACAGTCTGTCTGCGTTACAGCAAGGAAGAGGAGACAGCACGCGACCTGTTGCACGACGGATTCATCCGCGCTTTCACACAAATCGGCTCGTTCAGGGGTAATGGTTCTTTTGAAGGCTGGCTCAGGCGGATATTTGTCAATCTGGCACTGGAGAATTACAGGAAAGAGAAGCAGAAAAACCGCTTTATGGAAGCGTATGGTTCGCTTAAAAAAGAAGAAGAAGTGATGATCGATGAAGATGATCTGCTCGACATAGGGGATATTCCCCGTGAGGAGGTGATGGGAATGATTCGTGATCTTCCTCCCGGATACAGGACCGTTTTCAATCTCTTCATCTTCGAGGAGATGTCGCACCGGGAGATAGCAGCGATGCTGGGCATCAACGAAGCGGCCTCACGGTCACAGTTTTTTCGAGCGAAGAGTCTGTTACAGAAAAAAATAATGGCCATCCTGAACAAATGCAACAGAAGATACAATGAACA
- the sppA gene encoding signal peptide peptidase SppA, with amino-acid sequence MKDFLKIMLASALGFVIANIILSLIAMIFFFGMMGSLAGSFTSEKYVLEENSMLNLQLNGPINERVAEMDPFTELLAPEGTTAMGLNDIVSAIRKAKSNDMIKGIYIDSRSMSASMATLEEIRDELMSFKESGKFVVAYADTYTQNGYYLASMADKVAINPQGNLDLHGLASVPMFFKDALDKLGIEMQIFKVGTYKSAVEPFTQNEMSDANREQVSSYLNDAWSFLRADIAEARSMTADEVDALANQMPLVQPTEFLLEANLVDTLLYETEMKEYLRTLLSLEEGKEIPSATVSNMKSVTTKTVKKTDNTIGILYAQGNIVSGTGAANIQDKYMVDQIEKLRKDEDIKAVVFRINSGGGSAYASEQIWKAISDLKKEKPVVVSMGDVAASGGYYIACNANSIVAQPTTLTGSIGIFGMIPNIEGTAEKVGISTDVVKTNEFGDFGNITRPFNEQEKQLMQNMIERGYDLFLTRCAEGRNMPKDSLARYAEGRVWTGNQAKEIGLVDELGGIERAIEIAAEMANLGKSYVVFEYPKMRTMIEELLDRSTEDLAARTVKEYLGESFELFMLLRDIREQDYIQARLPYELNIR; translated from the coding sequence ATGAAGGATTTTCTAAAAATCATGCTGGCATCAGCATTGGGATTTGTCATCGCAAACATCATCCTCTCCCTGATTGCCATGATCTTTTTCTTCGGAATGATGGGCTCGCTTGCCGGTTCCTTCACCTCTGAAAAATATGTACTGGAAGAGAATTCCATGCTCAACCTGCAGCTCAACGGTCCAATCAACGAGCGAGTGGCTGAAATGGATCCCTTCACGGAGCTGTTGGCTCCCGAAGGCACCACTGCAATGGGATTGAATGACATTGTGAGTGCCATCCGCAAGGCGAAAAGCAACGACATGATCAAGGGCATCTACATCGATTCACGATCGATGTCTGCCTCCATGGCTACACTGGAAGAAATACGCGACGAACTGATGAGCTTCAAGGAGAGCGGTAAGTTTGTCGTGGCTTATGCTGACACCTACACTCAAAACGGATATTACCTGGCATCCATGGCCGACAAGGTGGCCATCAACCCACAGGGAAACCTCGACCTGCACGGACTGGCTTCCGTCCCGATGTTCTTCAAGGATGCCCTCGACAAGCTGGGCATCGAGATGCAGATCTTCAAGGTAGGCACCTACAAATCGGCTGTCGAACCCTTCACTCAGAACGAGATGAGCGATGCCAACCGGGAGCAGGTCTCCTCCTACCTGAACGATGCCTGGAGCTTCCTCCGCGCCGACATCGCCGAGGCACGCTCCATGACGGCGGATGAAGTGGACGCTCTTGCCAATCAGATGCCTTTGGTGCAACCCACAGAGTTCCTGCTGGAGGCCAACCTGGTTGACACCCTCCTCTACGAGACGGAGATGAAAGAATACCTGCGCACACTGCTCAGTCTGGAAGAGGGCAAGGAGATCCCCTCCGCCACTGTCTCCAACATGAAATCGGTCACCACCAAGACGGTGAAGAAGACCGACAACACCATCGGCATTCTTTATGCCCAGGGCAATATTGTCTCCGGTACAGGAGCGGCCAACATCCAGGACAAGTACATGGTCGATCAGATCGAGAAGCTGCGCAAGGATGAAGACATCAAGGCGGTCGTTTTCCGCATCAACTCGGGTGGCGGCAGCGCCTACGCCTCAGAACAGATATGGAAGGCAATCAGCGACCTGAAAAAAGAGAAACCAGTGGTGGTCTCAATGGGTGATGTGGCTGCATCGGGCGGTTATTACATCGCCTGCAATGCCAACAGCATTGTGGCGCAACCCACCACCCTCACCGGCTCCATCGGCATCTTCGGCATGATCCCCAACATTGAGGGAACTGCAGAAAAGGTGGGCATCTCTACCGACGTGGTGAAAACAAATGAGTTTGGCGATTTCGGCAACATCACCCGTCCTTTCAATGAACAGGAGAAACAGCTGATGCAGAATATGATTGAAAGAGGTTACGACCTTTTCCTCACCCGCTGCGCCGAGGGACGCAACATGCCCAAGGACAGCCTGGCACGCTATGCCGAAGGACGGGTGTGGACCGGCAACCAGGCAAAGGAGATCGGGCTGGTGGATGAACTGGGTGGCATTGAACGGGCCATCGAGATCGCCGCCGAGATGGCCAACCTGGGCAAGAGCTACGTGGTGTTCGAATATCCCAAGATGCGTACCATGATAGAAGAACTGCTGGATCGCTCTACCGAGGACCTGGCCGCACGTACCGTCAAGGAGTACCTGGGTGAGAGCTTCGAATTGTTTATGCTCCTCCGTGACATCCGCGAGCAGGATTACATACAGGCGCGCCTCCCCTACGAACTGAACATCCGCTGA